The following coding sequences lie in one Onychomys torridus chromosome X, mOncTor1.1, whole genome shotgun sequence genomic window:
- the LOC118574772 gene encoding E3 ubiquitin-protein ligase RING2-like: MEGPEENNAKSLAQPNLRREEAQAVSEGTMLQEVQTNEAQLVEETSEKSLQELQGRSPKETTNDLEIVALNGDEYNNFRCPICLDTLKNTRITKSCFHRFCKDCIITALRRGNKECPVCRRKLISKRSLDSDPQFDALIMKMYSSCNEEDASQEKTLSRKKKKKTQQALSVNIEKGKKMDTINSVQQGEEKQIETSAGWKGNHDTSPCNNTSTHSSDEAGPSNKRAKTSGLEHDSTDSIVTYDAVTNGASELESSLHPTLTGKDDTAQTGLTKTSAYNYLVCILGVQCHGASVGVMTT; the protein is encoded by the exons ATGGAGGGCCCAGAGGAGAACAATGCAAAATCCCTAGCCCAGCCCAATCTGAGAAGAGAGGAGGCTCAGGCTGTGTCAGAAGGCACAATGTTACAGGAAGTTCAGACAAATGAAGCACAACTAGTAGAGGAAACATCAGAAAAGAGTTTACAGGAATTACAAGGAAGATCTCCGAAGGAAACTACAAATGATTTGGAAATTGTGGCTTTGAATGGTGATGAGTATAATAACTTTAGGTGTCCAATTTGCCTGGATACATTGAAAAACACCAGGATTACAAAATCCTGTTTCCATCGGTTTTGTAAAGATTGCATCATCACAGCTCTTAGACGTGGCAACAAAGAATGTCCTGTCTGCAGGAGAAAACTAATTTCAAAAAGGTCATTAGATTCAGACCCTCAATTTGATGCGCTCATCATGAAAATGTATTCAAGTTGTAATGAAGAGGATGCTTCTCAAGAGAAAACATTaagcaggaaaaagaagaagaaaactcagCAAGCACTCAGTGTCAACAttgaaaagggaaagaagatgGACACCATCAACAGTGTCCAGCAAGGAGAGGAGAAACAGATTGAAACTAGTGCTGGATGGAAAGGTAATCATGACACTTCACCCTGCAATAATACATCTACACACAGCAGTGACGAAGCAGGTCCCAGTAACAAAAGGGCCAAAACATCTGGGCTTGAACATGATAGTACAGATTCAATAGTGACCTATGATGCAGTGACCAATGGGGCTAGTGAACTTGAATCCAGTCTTCATCCAACACTTACAGGAAAAGATGACACTGCACAGACAGGATTAACAAAGACCTCAG catACAACTATTTAGTGTGTATTCTGGGTGTACAGTGTCATGGTGCTAGTGTGGGAGTCATGACAACTTGA